In a single window of the Agromyces sp. H17E-10 genome:
- a CDS encoding phospho-sugar mutase translates to MSHELDSRDAERVALAEAWIAQDPDAETRTELAAIVEAVRGGDAEAAADLADRFDSRLAFGTAGLRGEIAAGPNRMNRVLVSQAAAGLAAYLVERAEPGTTPSVVIGYDGRKNSDVFARDSAEIFAGAGVRAVLLPRLLPTPVLAFAVRHLDTSAGVMVTASHNPPNDNGYKVYLGGQDHGSQIVAPADAEIAEHILRVAASTTVPALPRGEFETAAESVVDEYVRRTAASAAPGAPAAQPRVVYTAMHGVGWETAARVLETAGFDAPTLVQAQIAPDAAFPTVSFPNPEEPGAMDLSFEAARAADAELIVANDPDADRLAIAVPDPSAPDGAGYRRLTGNEVGLTLGWLAARRAADAATGEGGPNGALACSIVSSPGLEAVARAYGLDFEATLTGFKWISRAPGLVFGFEEALGYLVNPEVVRDKDGISAAVAFLSLAASLKAEGKTVADHLDDFVERFGCHASGQVSIRVTDLSRIGTVMARLRAEPPASVGGIRVERIEDLADGFGDLPPSDVLRIVLEGGSRVMVRPSGTEPKLKVYLDAVADRGSVAERRAAATATIDALEAGMRELVA, encoded by the coding sequence ATGTCGCACGAACTCGACTCCCGCGACGCCGAGCGCGTCGCCCTCGCCGAGGCCTGGATCGCGCAGGACCCCGACGCCGAGACGCGCACCGAGCTGGCCGCGATCGTCGAGGCCGTGCGCGGCGGCGACGCCGAGGCGGCCGCCGACCTCGCCGACCGGTTCGACTCGCGACTCGCGTTCGGCACCGCGGGCCTGCGCGGCGAGATCGCCGCCGGTCCGAACCGCATGAACCGCGTACTCGTGTCGCAGGCCGCCGCCGGCCTCGCCGCGTACCTCGTCGAGCGGGCCGAGCCCGGCACGACGCCGTCGGTCGTCATCGGCTACGACGGGCGCAAGAACTCCGACGTGTTCGCGCGGGACTCGGCCGAGATCTTCGCCGGCGCCGGCGTGCGCGCGGTGCTGCTGCCGCGCCTGCTGCCGACGCCCGTGCTCGCGTTCGCGGTGCGCCACCTCGACACCTCGGCGGGCGTCATGGTCACGGCCTCGCACAACCCGCCGAACGACAACGGCTACAAGGTCTACCTCGGCGGGCAGGACCACGGCTCCCAGATCGTCGCACCGGCCGATGCCGAGATCGCCGAGCACATCCTGCGCGTCGCCGCCTCGACGACGGTACCCGCACTACCGCGTGGCGAGTTCGAGACGGCGGCCGAGTCGGTCGTCGACGAGTACGTGCGGCGAACCGCCGCGAGCGCCGCGCCCGGTGCGCCCGCCGCGCAGCCCCGCGTCGTCTACACGGCCATGCACGGCGTCGGCTGGGAGACGGCGGCACGGGTGCTCGAGACGGCCGGCTTCGATGCGCCGACCCTCGTCCAGGCGCAGATCGCGCCCGACGCGGCGTTCCCGACGGTCTCGTTCCCGAACCCCGAGGAGCCCGGGGCGATGGACCTCTCGTTCGAGGCCGCGCGCGCCGCAGACGCCGAGCTCATCGTCGCGAACGACCCCGACGCCGACCGGCTCGCGATCGCGGTCCCCGACCCCTCAGCGCCCGACGGGGCCGGCTACCGGCGCCTCACGGGCAACGAGGTCGGCCTCACGCTCGGCTGGCTCGCCGCGCGCCGCGCCGCCGATGCAGCGACCGGCGAGGGCGGGCCGAACGGGGCCCTGGCGTGCTCGATCGTCTCGTCGCCCGGGCTCGAGGCCGTCGCACGCGCCTACGGGCTCGACTTCGAGGCGACGCTCACGGGATTCAAGTGGATCTCCCGTGCGCCAGGCCTCGTCTTCGGCTTCGAGGAGGCGCTCGGCTACCTCGTCAACCCCGAAGTCGTGCGCGACAAGGACGGCATCTCGGCCGCGGTCGCGTTCCTGTCGCTCGCGGCGTCGCTGAAGGCCGAGGGCAAGACCGTGGCCGACCACCTCGACGACTTCGTCGAGCGGTTCGGCTGCCACGCGTCGGGCCAGGTGTCGATCCGCGTCACCGACCTCTCGCGCATCGGCACCGTCATGGCGCGCCTGCGCGCCGAACCGCCGGCCTCGGTGGGCGGCATCCGCGTCGAACGCATCGAAGACCTCGCCGATGGCTTCGGCGACCTGCCGCCGTCCGACGTGCTGCGCATCGTGCTCGAGGGCGGCTCGCGGGTCATGGTGCGCCCGAGCGGCACCGAGCCGAAGCTCAAGGTCTACCTCGACGCGGTCGCCGACCGGGGCTCCGTCGCCGAGCGCCGCGCCGCAGCGACGGCGACGATCGACGCGCTCGAGGCCGGCATGCGCGAGCTGGTCGCCTGA
- a CDS encoding PTS sugar transporter subunit IIB, which translates to MKIIAVCGAGIGTSAILKVNAERALERLELSADVDASDLAGVAVAAADAQVILTSTELADAVRDAIGRSFTEVVEVVNYFDVDEITRLLERSLA; encoded by the coding sequence GTGAAGATCATCGCCGTGTGCGGCGCCGGCATCGGCACCTCGGCGATCCTCAAGGTCAACGCCGAGCGCGCACTCGAACGACTCGAGCTGTCGGCCGACGTCGACGCGAGCGACCTCGCGGGCGTGGCGGTCGCGGCCGCCGACGCGCAGGTCATCCTCACGTCGACCGAGCTCGCCGACGCCGTGCGCGACGCGATCGGGCGAAGCTTCACCGAGGTCGTCGAGGTCGTGAACTACTTCGACGTCGACGAGATCACGCGCCTGCTCGAGCGTTCACTCGCCTGA
- a CDS encoding PTS sugar transporter subunit IIA produces MNLPPLPDDAVVIGAHAADWRAAVREAGRALTRSGSTKAEYADRMVAVIEEFGAYVVIAPGLALAHARPGPDVRREGIAVVTLAEPVPFGHPHNDPVRVVVGLAVSNAEEHVASVATLANVFNDTGAVSRLAHAGDADEVRGLLGLEAAA; encoded by the coding sequence ATGAACCTCCCCCCGCTGCCCGACGACGCCGTCGTCATCGGCGCGCACGCCGCCGACTGGCGTGCCGCCGTGCGCGAAGCCGGTCGCGCCCTCACCCGATCGGGGTCGACCAAGGCCGAGTACGCCGATCGAATGGTCGCCGTCATCGAGGAGTTCGGCGCGTACGTCGTCATCGCCCCCGGGCTGGCGCTCGCGCACGCGCGACCCGGACCCGACGTGCGTCGCGAGGGCATCGCGGTCGTGACGCTCGCCGAGCCGGTGCCGTTCGGCCACCCGCACAACGACCCCGTGCGGGTCGTCGTCGGGCTCGCGGTGTCGAACGCGGAGGAGCACGTCGCCTCGGTCGCGACGCTCGCCAACGTGTTCAACGACACGGGCGCGGTCAGCCGACTGGCGCACGCGGGCGATGCCGACGAGGTCCGCGGACTCCTCGGCCTCGAGGCGGCCGCGTGA
- a CDS encoding adenosine deaminase gives MPTEYRLEGDGTNIQALPKVSLHDHLDGGLRPQSLIELADEIGLEVPASDADSLATWFTDQSNSGSLVEYLKTFDLTTAVMQTRAGLSRVAREFVQDLAADGVVYGEIRWAPEQHLTRGLTLDEAVEAVQEGLEQGADDVRHQSGRTIRTGQLVTAMRHADRGLEIAELAVRHRDRGVVGFDIAGAEAGFPASRHRTAFDYLASQFMPVTVHAGEADGLDSIRGALFDGRALRLGHGVRLAEDLVIERQDDENTYVSLGPVAQWVRDREIALETSPSSNLQTGAIAAWGDELIDHPFDLLYQLGFRVTVNTDNRLQSGTSLTRELALLSDAFGYDLDDLETFQLNAAAAAFLPLDDRDELAELIQDGFDEA, from the coding sequence ATTCCGACCGAGTACCGCCTCGAGGGCGACGGCACGAACATCCAGGCTCTGCCGAAGGTCTCGCTGCACGACCACCTCGACGGCGGGCTGCGTCCGCAGAGCCTCATCGAACTCGCCGACGAGATCGGGCTCGAGGTGCCCGCGTCCGACGCCGACTCGCTCGCGACGTGGTTCACCGACCAGTCGAACTCGGGCTCACTCGTCGAGTACCTGAAGACCTTCGACCTCACCACGGCCGTCATGCAGACGCGTGCCGGCCTCTCGCGCGTCGCGCGCGAGTTCGTGCAGGACCTCGCGGCCGACGGCGTCGTCTACGGCGAGATCCGCTGGGCCCCCGAGCAGCACCTCACGCGCGGACTCACGCTCGACGAAGCGGTCGAGGCCGTGCAGGAGGGGCTCGAGCAGGGGGCCGACGACGTACGGCACCAGAGCGGCCGCACGATCCGCACCGGCCAGCTCGTCACCGCGATGCGCCACGCCGACCGGGGTCTCGAGATCGCCGAGCTCGCCGTGCGGCACCGCGACCGCGGCGTCGTCGGGTTCGACATCGCCGGTGCCGAGGCCGGGTTCCCGGCGAGCCGGCACCGCACCGCGTTCGACTACCTCGCGAGCCAGTTCATGCCCGTCACGGTGCACGCGGGCGAGGCCGACGGCCTCGACTCCATCCGCGGAGCCCTCTTCGACGGACGCGCCCTCCGCCTCGGGCACGGCGTGCGACTCGCCGAAGACCTCGTGATCGAGCGTCAGGACGACGAGAACACCTACGTCTCGCTCGGTCCGGTCGCGCAGTGGGTGCGCGACCGCGAGATCGCCCTCGAGACGAGCCCCTCGTCGAACCTGCAGACCGGCGCCATCGCCGCCTGGGGCGACGAGCTCATCGACCACCCGTTCGACCTGCTCTACCAGCTGGGCTTCCGGGTGACCGTCAACACCGACAACCGCCTGCAGTCGGGCACGAGCCTCACGCGAGAGCTCGCACTGCTGAGCGACGCGTTCGGGTACGACCTCGACGACCTCGAGACCTTCCAGCTGAACGCCGCCGCCGCGGCGTTCCTGCCGCTCGACGACCGCGACGAACTCGCCGAGCTGATCCAGGACGGCTTCGACGAAGCCTGA
- a CDS encoding response regulator transcription factor has product MSGPVGAGTPDGTGDADAATVRLLIADDQALVRGALSALLGLEPDIEVVAEVGRGDEVVPAARASHPDVCLVDIEMPGIDGIEAAQRLRDEVPACRVLIVTTFGRPGYLKRALQAGAAGFIVKDTPAAQLADAVRRVAGGFRVVDPGLAAESLAQGDSPLTERETDVLALARTGGSISDLARILHLSEGTVRNHLSSAIGKTGGRNRADAARIAESNGWL; this is encoded by the coding sequence GTGAGCGGGCCCGTCGGGGCGGGGACGCCGGATGGGACCGGCGACGCGGATGCCGCGACCGTGCGCCTCCTGATCGCCGACGACCAGGCCCTCGTGCGCGGGGCGCTGTCCGCCCTGCTGGGACTCGAGCCCGACATCGAGGTCGTCGCGGAGGTCGGGCGTGGCGACGAGGTCGTTCCGGCTGCGCGCGCCTCGCATCCCGACGTGTGCCTCGTCGACATCGAGATGCCCGGCATCGACGGCATCGAGGCGGCGCAGCGGCTCCGCGACGAGGTGCCCGCCTGCCGAGTCCTCATCGTGACGACCTTCGGTCGACCCGGCTACCTCAAGCGCGCGCTGCAGGCGGGGGCGGCGGGATTCATCGTGAAGGACACGCCGGCGGCGCAGCTCGCGGACGCCGTCCGACGGGTCGCCGGGGGCTTCCGAGTCGTCGACCCCGGGCTCGCCGCTGAGTCGCTCGCCCAGGGCGACTCGCCGCTGACCGAGCGCGAGACCGACGTGCTCGCGCTCGCCCGCACGGGCGGATCGATCTCCGACCTCGCCCGCATCCTGCACCTCTCGGAGGGCACGGTCCGCAACCACCTGTCGAGCGCGATCGGCAAGACCGGCGGGCGCAATCGCGCCGATGCCGCGCGCATCGCCGAGTCGAACGGATGGCTCTGA
- a CDS encoding sensor histidine kinase, whose translation MFSDDRTVRGARRWPLRPAWVVPNEGGDLRASLRSRGAVSWYIGGGLSLLWLFAPLHELVFEPVPDLLGAAHAGWFLALGIGLLVVYALAFLCSAPVVWVLPGRLRPLVPLGLFALSFTLVPWYGWGVRGVWTYVGVAVGMCVLRWRPTMIAIVGLAVLAYLFGIPLAAAGGPDLFLPAIILSISLMMAAFARQLAAMNELRSAQEELQVMAADRERGRIARDMHDLLGHSLTVITVKSELAGRLVDLDPDGAKREIGEIEQLARGALADVRTTVSGFRGASLGRELSAARVALQAAGIRAELPSSVDVVDESHRELAGWVVREGVTNVVRHSEASVCRVTLAGRAVEIADDGVGPSTASRDSTGLAGLRERAEAAGAVLTVGRSELGGFGLRVAW comes from the coding sequence ATGTTCAGCGACGACCGCACCGTGCGCGGCGCTCGGCGCTGGCCGCTCCGGCCGGCGTGGGTCGTGCCGAACGAGGGCGGTGACCTGCGCGCCTCGCTGCGTTCGCGTGGGGCGGTCAGCTGGTACATCGGCGGCGGTCTCTCGCTCCTCTGGTTGTTCGCCCCGCTCCACGAGCTCGTGTTCGAGCCCGTGCCCGATCTCCTCGGGGCGGCGCACGCGGGCTGGTTCCTCGCCCTCGGCATCGGGCTCCTCGTCGTCTACGCCCTCGCCTTCCTCTGCTCCGCGCCCGTCGTGTGGGTGCTGCCGGGTCGCCTGCGGCCGCTCGTGCCGCTCGGGTTGTTCGCGCTGTCGTTCACGCTCGTGCCGTGGTACGGCTGGGGCGTGCGCGGCGTCTGGACCTACGTCGGCGTCGCCGTCGGCATGTGCGTGCTGCGCTGGCGGCCCACGATGATCGCCATCGTCGGGCTCGCCGTGCTCGCCTACCTGTTCGGGATCCCGCTCGCAGCCGCAGGAGGGCCCGACCTGTTCCTGCCCGCGATCATCCTGTCGATCTCGCTCATGATGGCGGCGTTCGCCCGCCAACTCGCGGCGATGAACGAGCTGCGGTCGGCCCAGGAGGAGCTGCAGGTGATGGCGGCGGATCGCGAACGCGGCCGCATCGCGCGCGACATGCACGACCTCCTCGGCCACTCGCTCACCGTCATCACGGTCAAGAGCGAGCTCGCCGGCCGGCTCGTCGATCTCGACCCCGACGGCGCCAAGCGGGAGATCGGCGAGATCGAGCAGCTCGCCCGCGGCGCGCTCGCCGACGTGCGGACGACCGTGTCCGGCTTCCGAGGCGCGAGCCTGGGCCGCGAGCTCTCCGCCGCGCGGGTGGCGTTGCAGGCGGCCGGAATCCGCGCGGAGCTGCCGAGCTCGGTCGACGTCGTCGACGAGTCGCACCGCGAACTCGCCGGATGGGTCGTACGCGAGGGCGTCACCAACGTCGTGCGCCACTCCGAGGCGTCCGTCTGCCGGGTCACGCTCGCCGGCCGCGCCGTCGAGATCGCAGACGACGGGGTCGGGCCGAGCACGGCTTCGCGCGACTCGACGGGGCTCGCGGGGCTCCGCGAGCGCGCCGAGGCCGCCGGCGCGGTCCTCACGGTCGGCCGCAGCGAGCTCGGCGGCTTCGGGTTGCGGGTGGCGTGGTGA
- a CDS encoding ABC transporter permease, which yields MSGTTPDTAAGAPARVALERRVPPFGGFNLTYLGIELMRKLRNRRTLVFTLAFPVVMFFIVGYNLRDVPLTSTPIADGGPSVAAYIMVSMAMYGAMMSATQTGASVAVERAQGWSRQLRLTPLNPLVNVLIKMIAGMLLGLVAVVATFVAGAFSGVHLSAGQWIVSGLAGWLLAGAVFTTLGLFIGYLVPGENAAQITSLVIVFLAFIGGLFYPVESMPDFLQVIAKFTPVYGISEIARSPLTGDAPDIWAFVNAAVWLVLFLAGTAQAFRRDTARG from the coding sequence ATGAGCGGCACCACCCCCGACACCGCAGCCGGCGCACCCGCACGGGTCGCCCTCGAGCGCCGGGTGCCGCCGTTCGGCGGCTTCAACCTGACCTACCTCGGCATCGAGCTCATGCGCAAGCTCCGCAACCGGCGCACGCTCGTCTTCACGCTCGCCTTCCCCGTCGTGATGTTCTTCATCGTCGGCTACAACCTGCGCGACGTGCCGCTCACGTCCACCCCGATCGCCGACGGCGGGCCGTCGGTCGCGGCGTACATCATGGTGTCGATGGCGATGTACGGCGCGATGATGTCGGCCACGCAGACCGGTGCATCCGTCGCCGTCGAGCGCGCCCAGGGGTGGAGTCGCCAACTGCGGCTCACGCCGCTCAACCCGCTCGTCAACGTCCTCATCAAGATGATCGCGGGCATGCTCCTCGGGCTCGTCGCGGTCGTGGCGACGTTCGTCGCGGGAGCCTTCTCCGGCGTCCACCTGAGCGCCGGGCAGTGGATCGTCTCGGGCCTCGCCGGCTGGCTGCTCGCGGGCGCCGTGTTCACGACGCTCGGCCTGTTCATCGGCTATCTCGTGCCCGGCGAGAACGCCGCGCAGATCACGAGCCTCGTGATCGTGTTCCTCGCGTTCATCGGCGGACTCTTCTACCCGGTCGAGAGCATGCCCGACTTCCTGCAGGTCATCGCGAAGTTCACCCCCGTCTACGGCATCTCCGAGATCGCCCGTTCGCCGCTCACGGGCGACGCCCCCGACATCTGGGCGTTCGTGAACGCGGCGGTGTGGCTCGTGCTGTTCCTCGCAGGCACCGCGCAGGCGTTCCGCCGCGACACGGCCCGCGGATGA
- a CDS encoding ABC transporter ATP-binding protein, with amino-acid sequence MTTTASALDERITTVPAVAATGIAKSFGSVRAVDRVDLEIRQGEIVAFLGPNGAGKTTTIDLLLGLAQPDEGRVEVFGQTPRGAIARGFVSAVLQTGGLLGDLTVRETLALTASLFADTRPVAEVLDRAGIAEIADRRVKLCSGGQQQRLRFAMALLSDPGLLILDEPTTGMDVEGRRAFWGAIRADAARGRTVLFATHYLEEADEYADRIVLMSRGRIVADGTAAEIKNLVAGRTVHATLPGADQVALAALPGVEQVEVQGDRVVLRTRDSDAVARHLLTTTDARDLEITTQNLESVFLALTAEGANS; translated from the coding sequence ATGACCACGACAGCCTCAGCGCTCGACGAGCGCATCACGACCGTTCCGGCGGTCGCCGCGACCGGCATCGCGAAGAGCTTCGGCTCGGTGCGAGCCGTCGACCGGGTCGACCTCGAGATCCGCCAGGGCGAGATCGTCGCCTTCCTCGGGCCGAACGGCGCGGGCAAGACGACGACGATCGACCTGTTGCTCGGCCTCGCCCAGCCCGACGAGGGCCGGGTCGAGGTGTTCGGGCAGACGCCCCGCGGCGCGATCGCCCGCGGCTTCGTCTCGGCGGTGCTGCAGACCGGGGGCCTCCTCGGCGACCTCACCGTGCGCGAGACCCTCGCCCTCACCGCGAGCCTGTTCGCCGACACCCGTCCGGTCGCCGAGGTGCTCGACCGGGCCGGCATCGCCGAGATCGCGGATCGCCGGGTCAAGCTGTGCTCGGGCGGGCAGCAGCAGCGCCTCCGGTTCGCGATGGCGCTGCTCAGCGATCCGGGGCTGCTCATCCTCGACGAGCCGACGACGGGCATGGACGTCGAGGGGCGGCGAGCGTTCTGGGGAGCCATCCGTGCGGATGCGGCGAGGGGTCGCACCGTGCTGTTCGCCACGCACTACCTCGAAGAGGCCGACGAGTACGCCGACCGCATCGTGCTCATGAGCCGGGGTCGCATCGTCGCCGACGGCACGGCCGCCGAGATCAAGAACCTCGTCGCCGGACGCACCGTGCACGCGACCCTGCCCGGTGCCGACCAGGTCGCCCTGGCCGCGCTGCCGGGCGTCGAGCAGGTCGAGGTGCAGGGCGACCGGGTCGTCCTGCGCACCCGCGACTCCGATGCCGTCGCCCGGCACCTCCTCACCACCACCGACGCGCGCGATCTCGAGATCACGACGCAGAACCTCGAGAGCGTCTTCCTGGCGCTCACCGCCGAAGGAGCGAACTCATGA
- a CDS encoding thymidine phosphorylase, with protein sequence MTDAAIEPFDAVDLIRAKRDGHELETPEIDWLVDAYTRGYVADEQMSAMTMAIFLNGMSRREIRDLTMAMIASGERMDFSGLGKPTSDKHSTGGVGDKITLPLMPLVATFGVAVPQLSGRGLGHTGGTLDKLESIPGWRADLTNDEMFAQLRDVGGVICAAGAGLAPADKKLYALRDITGTVEAIPLIASSIMSKKIAEGTGALVLDVKFGSGAFLQDIERSRELARTMVELGEDAGVATSALITNMNVPLGLTIGNANEVRESVEVLAGGGPADVRELTIALAREMLELAGRDGDDVEAALDDGRAMDTWRRSIEAQGGDPDAPMPVANEQHVVTADRDGVLVEQQALPFGIAAWRLGAGRARKEDPVHHAAGIDLHAKPGDVVRAGQPLFTLHADEPARFERALAAVEGAWRIGDAGDPIEDGGPLIADRIGR encoded by the coding sequence ATGACCGACGCCGCCATCGAGCCGTTCGACGCCGTCGACCTCATCCGTGCCAAGCGCGACGGGCACGAGCTCGAGACGCCCGAGATCGACTGGCTCGTCGACGCCTACACCCGCGGCTACGTCGCCGACGAGCAGATGTCGGCCATGACCATGGCGATCTTCCTCAACGGCATGAGCCGACGCGAGATCCGCGACCTGACGATGGCGATGATCGCCTCGGGCGAGCGCATGGACTTCTCGGGGCTCGGCAAGCCCACGAGCGACAAGCACTCCACGGGCGGAGTCGGCGACAAGATCACGCTCCCGCTCATGCCGCTCGTCGCGACATTCGGCGTCGCCGTGCCGCAGCTCTCGGGCCGCGGCCTCGGGCACACGGGCGGCACGCTCGACAAGCTCGAGTCGATCCCGGGCTGGCGCGCCGACCTCACGAACGACGAGATGTTCGCGCAGCTGCGCGACGTCGGCGGCGTGATCTGCGCCGCGGGCGCCGGGCTCGCGCCGGCCGACAAGAAGCTCTACGCGCTCCGCGACATCACCGGCACGGTCGAGGCGATCCCGCTCATCGCCTCGTCGATCATGTCGAAGAAGATCGCCGAAGGCACGGGCGCGCTCGTGCTCGACGTGAAGTTCGGCTCGGGGGCGTTCCTGCAGGACATCGAGCGTTCGCGGGAGCTCGCCCGCACCATGGTCGAGCTCGGTGAGGACGCGGGGGTTGCCACGAGCGCACTCATCACCAACATGAACGTGCCGCTCGGCCTCACGATCGGCAACGCCAACGAGGTGCGCGAGTCGGTCGAGGTGCTCGCCGGCGGCGGCCCGGCCGACGTGCGCGAGCTCACGATCGCACTCGCGCGCGAGATGCTCGAGCTCGCGGGCCGCGACGGCGACGACGTCGAGGCCGCGCTCGACGACGGACGCGCGATGGACACGTGGCGCCGGTCGATCGAGGCGCAGGGCGGCGACCCCGACGCGCCGATGCCGGTCGCGAACGAGCAGCACGTCGTGACCGCCGACCGCGACGGCGTGCTCGTCGAACAGCAGGCGCTGCCGTTCGGCATCGCCGCGTGGCGACTCGGTGCCGGGCGCGCGCGCAAGGAGGATCCGGTGCACCACGCCGCGGGCATCGACCTGCACGCGAAGCCCGGCGACGTCGTGCGTGCGGGGCAGCCGCTGTTCACGCTGCACGCCGACGAGCCCGCCCGCTTCGAGCGAGCACTCGCGGCCGTCGAGGGCGCCTGGCGCATCGGCGACGCGGGCGACCCGATCGAAGACGGCGGGCCGCTCATCGCCGACCGCATCGGGCGCTGA
- a CDS encoding cytidine deaminase yields MTATDVIDWADLRERAREAMAKAYVPYSEFPVGAAAVVDDGRIVSGCNVENASYGVTLCAECSLVSALVMSGGGKLVAFTCVDGHGATLMPCGRCRQLLYEHSAEGMVLDTVSGFKTIDEVLPDAFGPRQLAEFRGES; encoded by the coding sequence ATGACCGCGACCGACGTGATCGACTGGGCCGACCTGCGCGAGCGTGCTCGCGAGGCCATGGCCAAGGCCTACGTGCCGTATTCGGAGTTCCCGGTGGGCGCCGCCGCGGTCGTCGACGACGGCCGCATCGTGAGCGGGTGCAACGTCGAGAACGCCTCCTACGGCGTGACGCTGTGCGCCGAGTGCTCGCTCGTGTCGGCGCTCGTGATGTCGGGCGGCGGCAAGCTCGTCGCCTTCACGTGCGTCGACGGGCACGGGGCGACGCTCATGCCGTGCGGCCGCTGCCGGCAACTGCTCTACGAGCACTCGGCCGAGGGCATGGTGCTCGACACCGTCTCCGGCTTCAAGACCATCGACGAGGTGCTGCCCGACGCGTTCGGCCCGCGGCAGCTCGCTGAATTCCGAGGAGAATCATGA
- a CDS encoding ABC transporter permease: protein MSTVTEHHTVAPQPDALAKTVVVSWKAPIAYAVFTLVALALAVFAPRDGDTTYRLTASDKDVIQVANITVPAMPALWTVVILLAALTAYAVWSTSAKRRVPLWITVIFAVLFLFGFLTWAGAGATLPMIGLLFGSLSLAVPLIFGSLAGVMGERAGVINIAIEGQLLAGAFSSAVVASAVASATGSPWIGLISGSVGAMIAGMLVGMVLAAFAIKYFVDQVIVGVVLNVLVTGLTSFFFSQVLSNNAAVLNSPPRFPRLPIPLLSDIPVIGPVFFRQTVIVYIMYIAVAAVYVGLFHTRWGLRLRAVGEHPQAADTVGINVNRTRFWNVALAGAIAGFGGTFFTIGSGIAFNKEMTAGAGFIALAAVIFGGWDPIRATLAALLFGFASNLQNTLSVIGSPVPSEFMLMLPYVVTIIAVAGLVGKVRGPAAAGKPYIKS, encoded by the coding sequence GTGAGCACCGTCACCGAGCACCACACGGTCGCACCCCAGCCCGACGCCCTCGCCAAGACGGTCGTCGTCAGCTGGAAGGCCCCGATCGCCTACGCGGTCTTCACGCTCGTCGCGCTCGCCCTCGCGGTGTTCGCACCGCGTGACGGCGACACCACCTACCGGCTGACCGCGTCCGACAAGGACGTGATCCAGGTCGCGAACATCACGGTGCCGGCGATGCCCGCGCTCTGGACGGTCGTGATCCTGCTCGCGGCGCTCACCGCCTATGCGGTGTGGTCGACGTCGGCCAAGCGCCGAGTGCCGCTCTGGATCACGGTGATCTTCGCCGTGCTCTTCCTGTTCGGCTTCCTCACGTGGGCGGGCGCCGGTGCGACGCTGCCGATGATCGGCCTGCTGTTCGGCTCGCTGAGCCTCGCCGTTCCGCTCATCTTCGGCTCGCTCGCGGGCGTCATGGGCGAGCGTGCGGGTGTCATCAACATCGCGATCGAGGGCCAGCTGCTCGCCGGCGCCTTCTCGTCGGCCGTCGTCGCCTCCGCGGTGGCGTCCGCCACGGGCTCGCCGTGGATCGGCCTCATCTCGGGCTCGGTCGGCGCGATGATCGCGGGCATGCTCGTCGGCATGGTGCTCGCGGCCTTCGCGATCAAGTACTTCGTCGACCAGGTCATCGTGGGTGTCGTGCTCAACGTGCTCGTCACGGGCCTCACGAGCTTCTTCTTCTCGCAGGTGCTCTCGAACAACGCGGCCGTGCTGAACTCGCCGCCGAGGTTCCCGCGCCTGCCGATCCCGCTGCTCAGCGACATCCCCGTCATCGGGCCGGTCTTCTTCCGCCAGACGGTGATCGTGTACATCATGTACATCGCGGTCGCCGCGGTCTACGTCGGGCTCTTCCACACCCGCTGGGGCCTTCGCCTCCGTGCGGTCGGCGAGCACCCGCAGGCCGCCGACACGGTGGGCATCAACGTGAACCGCACGCGGTTCTGGAACGTCGCCCTCGCGGGTGCGATCGCCGGCTTCGGCGGCACGTTCTTCACGATCGGCTCGGGCATCGCCTTCAACAAGGAGATGACCGCCGGAGCGGGCTTCATCGCCCTGGCCGCGGTGATCTTCGGTGGCTGGGACCCGATCCGGGCGACGCTCGCAGCGCTCCTGTTCGGCTTCGCGTCGAACCTGCAGAACACGCTCTCGGTGATCGGTTCGCCCGTGCCGAGCGAGTTCATGCTCATGCTGCCGTACGTCGTCACGATCATCGCGGTGGCCGGGCTCGTGGGCAAGGTCCGCGGACCGGCTGCGGCGGGCAAGCCCTACATCAAATCCTGA